A single region of the Streptomyces sp. NBC_00425 genome encodes:
- the cyc2 gene encoding germacradienol/geosmin synthase Cyc2: MTQPFELPHFYMPHPARLNPHVDDARAHSTQWARDMGMLEGSGIWEQADLEAHDYGLLCAYTHPDCDGPALSLITDWYVWVFFFDDHFLDMFKRTPDRAAGKAHLDRLPLFMPLDLSTPVPEPRNPVEAGLKDLWARTVPAMSQDWRRRFSVATEHLLNESMWELSNINEGRIANPVEYIEMRRKVGGAPWSAGLVEYAAAEVPATVAGTRPLRVLMETFSDAVHLRNDLFSYQREVEDEGENSNGVLVLETFFGCTTQEAADTVNDILTSRLHQFEHTAFTEVPALALEKRLGPDEVAAVAAYTKGLQDWQSGGHEWHMRSSRYMNEGASSPAPWQKLTGPGTSAADIGALLASAAAERLRAYTHVPFQKVGPSQLPDFHMPFAVDLSPHLDACRPRLVAWAHRTGILEEGVWDEDKLASCDLALCSAGLDPDATAEALDLSSQWLAWGTYGDDYYPLVFGNRRDLAAARLTTARLSACMPVDGEPVPVVPVDAMERGLIDLWARTTRDMTPGRRRTLRDAVDAMTEGWLWELSNQLQNRVPDPVDYLEMRRATFGSELTLSMCRMGQGPAVPPEVYRSGVVRALENAAMDYACLTNDVFSYQKEIEYEGEVHNAILVVQNFFGCDYPAALGVVHDLMTRRMQQFEHIVAHELPVLCDDFGLSSQARSAMGDYVIDLQNWLAGILNWHREVDRYKAGYLARRTHGFLPDLAPPSPLPQFSVS; encoded by the coding sequence ATGACGCAACCGTTCGAACTCCCCCACTTCTACATGCCGCACCCCGCGCGGCTGAACCCGCACGTCGATGACGCACGGGCGCACTCCACACAGTGGGCGCGGGACATGGGCATGCTGGAGGGGTCCGGGATCTGGGAACAGGCCGACCTGGAGGCGCACGACTACGGCCTGCTCTGCGCCTACACCCACCCCGACTGCGACGGGCCCGCGCTGTCGCTGATCACCGACTGGTACGTGTGGGTGTTCTTCTTCGACGACCACTTCCTCGACATGTTCAAGCGCACCCCGGACCGCGCCGCCGGCAAGGCCCATCTGGACCGGCTCCCGCTGTTCATGCCGCTCGACCTGTCGACGCCCGTTCCCGAGCCGCGCAACCCGGTGGAGGCCGGGCTGAAGGACCTGTGGGCGCGCACGGTGCCGGCCATGTCGCAGGACTGGCGCCGGCGCTTCTCCGTGGCCACGGAGCACCTGCTCAACGAGTCGATGTGGGAGCTGTCCAACATCAACGAGGGGCGGATCGCCAACCCCGTCGAGTACATCGAGATGCGCCGCAAGGTGGGCGGAGCGCCCTGGTCGGCGGGGCTCGTGGAGTACGCCGCCGCCGAGGTCCCCGCCACCGTCGCCGGGACCAGGCCGCTACGGGTGCTGATGGAGACGTTCTCGGACGCCGTGCACCTGCGCAACGACCTGTTCTCCTACCAGCGCGAGGTCGAGGACGAGGGCGAGAACAGCAACGGCGTGCTCGTGCTGGAGACGTTCTTCGGCTGCACCACCCAGGAGGCCGCCGACACCGTCAACGACATCCTCACCTCCCGGCTCCACCAGTTCGAGCACACCGCGTTCACCGAAGTCCCCGCGCTCGCCCTGGAGAAGCGGCTCGGTCCTGACGAGGTGGCCGCCGTCGCCGCCTACACCAAGGGTCTGCAGGACTGGCAGTCCGGCGGGCACGAATGGCACATGCGCTCCAGCCGCTACATGAACGAGGGAGCCTCGTCCCCCGCCCCCTGGCAGAAGCTGACCGGCCCCGGCACCTCGGCCGCCGACATCGGCGCGCTGCTGGCCTCCGCCGCCGCCGAACGCCTGCGCGCCTACACGCACGTGCCCTTCCAGAAGGTCGGCCCCTCGCAACTGCCCGACTTCCACATGCCGTTCGCGGTCGACCTCAGCCCGCACCTGGACGCCTGCCGCCCGCGCCTGGTGGCGTGGGCGCACCGGACGGGCATTCTGGAGGAGGGCGTCTGGGACGAGGACAAGCTCGCCTCCTGCGACCTCGCCCTGTGCTCGGCAGGCCTCGACCCGGACGCCACCGCGGAGGCGCTCGACCTCAGCTCCCAGTGGCTCGCCTGGGGCACCTACGGCGACGACTACTACCCGCTCGTCTTCGGCAACCGTCGTGACCTCGCGGCCGCCCGCCTCACCACGGCCCGCCTGTCGGCCTGCATGCCCGTCGACGGCGAGCCCGTCCCGGTCGTGCCCGTCGACGCGATGGAACGCGGCCTGATCGACCTCTGGGCGCGCACCACCCGCGACATGACCCCGGGCCGGCGGCGCACCCTGCGCGACGCGGTCGACGCCATGACCGAGGGCTGGCTGTGGGAGCTGTCCAACCAGCTGCAGAACCGTGTTCCGGACCCGGTCGACTACCTGGAGATGCGCCGCGCCACCTTCGGCTCCGAGCTCACCCTGAGCATGTGCCGCATGGGCCAGGGTCCCGCCGTCCCGCCGGAGGTCTACCGCAGCGGGGTCGTACGCGCGCTGGAGAACGCGGCGATGGACTACGCATGCCTCACCAACGACGTCTTCTCGTACCAGAAGGAGATCGAGTACGAGGGCGAGGTGCACAACGCGATCCTCGTCGTGCAGAACTTCTTCGGCTGTGACTACCCGGCCGCGCTCGGCGTCGTCCATGACCTCATGACCCGGCGCATGCAGCAGTTCGAGCACATCGTCGCGCACGAACTGCCCGTCCTGTGCGATGACTTCGGCCTCTCCTCACAAGCCCGTTCGGCGATGGGGGACTATGTGATCGACCTGCAGAACTGGCTGGCGGGCATCCTGAACTGGCATCGCGAGGTCGACCGGTACAAGGCCGGATACCTGGCCCGCCGCACCCACGGCTTCCTGCCCGACCTCGCGCCGCCCTCGCCGCTCCCGCAGTTCTCGGTCTCCTGA
- a CDS encoding S8 family peptidase, with product MRTSPALRRKLISVAAVSAALLTAASTASAVAVQETASAASGIPAAQTEAAPGAPAERLIVGYKSGVAEATSNPAAEADAAAKGKEAGEDVDFQRRLGTGAALVDLGEDLTKADVADVVARYKADPQVAYVVPDRLNKPQAVDPNDTEYAKQWDLFETTAGMNVPGAWGTSTGAGVTVAVIDTGYVAHSDLAANIVGGYDFVSDTAVSVDGDGRDANPADPGDWYNADECGAGVPASTSSWHGTHVAGTIAAVANNGKGVAGIAYGAKISPLRVLGKCGGYDSDIIDAITWASGGTVSGVPANSNVAKVINMSLGGDGACSSATQSAITGAVNRGTTVVVAAGNESDNVANHNPGNCNNVISVAATNRSGAKASYSNYGSLVDISAPGGQTSTGTANGILSTLNSGTKTPSSESYAYYQGTSMATPHVAGLVALMKSANPSLTPAQIETAIKSNARPLPGACSGGCGAGLADAAKTVQAVSGSGGGSTGGTVFSNATALSIPDNGSAVESSIAVTGRTGNAPSTLQVGVDITHTYRGDLVIDLVAPDGTAYRLKAASSSDSADDVVTTYTVNASSETANGTWKLRVQDTAAQDTGKLNSWKLTF from the coding sequence TTGCGCACCTCACCTGCCTTGAGACGGAAGCTCATATCCGTCGCCGCGGTCTCCGCGGCCCTGCTGACCGCCGCCTCCACCGCCTCGGCCGTCGCTGTCCAGGAAACCGCTTCCGCGGCCTCCGGCATCCCCGCGGCGCAGACCGAGGCCGCCCCCGGCGCCCCCGCGGAGCGTCTCATCGTCGGCTACAAGTCCGGCGTCGCCGAGGCCACGTCGAACCCGGCCGCCGAGGCCGACGCCGCCGCCAAGGGCAAGGAGGCCGGCGAGGACGTCGACTTCCAGCGCCGCCTCGGCACCGGCGCCGCCCTGGTCGACCTGGGCGAGGACCTCACGAAGGCGGACGTCGCCGACGTCGTCGCCCGGTACAAGGCCGACCCGCAGGTCGCCTACGTGGTCCCGGACCGCCTGAACAAGCCCCAGGCCGTCGACCCGAACGACACCGAGTACGCCAAGCAGTGGGACCTCTTCGAGACCACGGCCGGCATGAACGTGCCCGGCGCCTGGGGCACTTCGACGGGCGCCGGCGTGACCGTCGCCGTCATCGACACCGGTTACGTCGCGCACTCCGACCTCGCCGCGAACATCGTCGGCGGCTACGACTTCGTCTCCGACACCGCCGTCTCCGTCGACGGCGACGGCCGCGACGCCAACCCGGCCGACCCGGGCGACTGGTACAACGCCGACGAGTGCGGCGCGGGCGTCCCCGCCAGCACCTCCTCCTGGCACGGCACGCACGTGGCCGGCACGATCGCCGCCGTCGCGAACAACGGCAAGGGCGTCGCCGGCATCGCCTACGGGGCCAAGATCTCCCCGCTCCGCGTGCTCGGCAAGTGCGGCGGTTACGACTCCGACATCATCGACGCCATCACCTGGGCGTCCGGCGGAACCGTTTCCGGTGTTCCCGCCAACTCCAACGTCGCCAAGGTCATCAACATGAGCCTCGGCGGCGACGGAGCCTGCTCCTCGGCGACCCAGAGCGCCATCACCGGGGCCGTGAACCGCGGCACCACCGTCGTCGTGGCCGCGGGCAACGAGAGCGACAACGTCGCGAACCACAACCCGGGCAACTGCAACAACGTCATCTCGGTCGCCGCGACCAACCGCAGCGGCGCCAAGGCGTCCTACTCCAACTACGGCTCCCTCGTGGACATCTCGGCGCCCGGCGGCCAGACCAGCACCGGCACCGCGAACGGCATCCTCTCCACGCTGAACTCCGGCACGAAGACGCCGTCGAGCGAGTCGTACGCCTACTACCAGGGCACCAGCATGGCCACCCCGCACGTCGCGGGCCTGGTCGCGCTCATGAAGTCGGCGAACCCCTCGCTGACCCCGGCGCAGATCGAGACGGCCATCAAGAGCAACGCCCGTCCCCTGCCCGGCGCCTGCTCCGGCGGCTGCGGCGCGGGTCTGGCCGACGCGGCCAAGACGGTGCAGGCGGTGAGCGGCTCCGGCGGCGGCTCCACGGGGGGCACCGTCTTCTCCAACGCGACGGCGCTCTCGATCCCGGACAACGGCTCCGCCGTCGAGTCCTCGATCGCGGTCACCGGCCGTACGGGCAACGCTCCGTCCACCCTTCAGGTCGGCGTCGACATCACCCACACCTACCGCGGTGACCTGGTGATCGACCTCGTCGCGCCCGACGGCACGGCCTACCGGCTGAAGGCGGCCAGCTCCTCCGACTCGGCGGACGACGTCGTGACCACCTACACGGTGAACGCGTCCAGCGAGACCGCCAACGGCACGTGGAAGCTGCGCGTGCAGGACACGGCCGCACAGGACACGGGCAAGCTCAACAGCTGGAAGCTGACCTTCTAG
- a CDS encoding DUF6230 family protein — protein sequence MASSPDVSSSADNTPENPESGSVERRGRVRLRRAAVMAVPATFVAAGLAVLTAQGALGVQFAISGMPFVVTADRLDGEGFAQFGALDNMIENSPNQGDTGGQVLVITSVVKNGKITNMCQSVDLGGIQLVLRAGGGSTPVSVKNLAIDSDEVSGDAEMTNIEIGRDSSTFDKVPIQGPAGVYGQQADTVVIKNLYQHNYAATAAVFKLPGLKMSFSGEGCK from the coding sequence ATGGCCTCGTCCCCGGACGTCAGTTCGTCCGCCGACAACACCCCCGAGAACCCCGAAAGCGGTTCCGTAGAGAGACGCGGCCGGGTCCGGCTGCGCCGGGCCGCCGTCATGGCGGTGCCCGCCACCTTCGTCGCCGCGGGGCTCGCGGTCCTCACCGCTCAGGGCGCCCTGGGTGTGCAGTTCGCGATCTCCGGGATGCCGTTCGTGGTGACCGCCGACCGACTCGACGGTGAGGGTTTCGCGCAGTTCGGCGCACTCGACAACATGATCGAGAACAGCCCCAACCAGGGTGACACCGGTGGCCAGGTCCTGGTCATCACCTCGGTCGTGAAGAACGGCAAGATCACCAACATGTGCCAGAGCGTCGACCTCGGCGGCATCCAGCTCGTCCTCCGGGCCGGCGGGGGCTCCACGCCGGTGAGCGTGAAGAACCTGGCCATCGACTCCGACGAGGTCTCGGGTGACGCCGAGATGACCAACATCGAGATCGGCCGCGACTCGAGCACCTTCGACAAGGTCCCGATCCAGGGTCCCGCGGGCGTCTACGGCCAGCAGGCCGACACGGTCGTCATCAAGAACCTGTACCAGCACAACTACGCGGCCACCGCCGCCGTCTTCAAGCTTCCCGGACTGAAGATGAGCTTCTCCGGCGAGGGCTGTAAGTAA
- a CDS encoding substrate-binding domain-containing protein, producing MNTPVPAPVVPCPRGSLRLAALAAACCLLLAGCTGAASSGSDAEGANGTGGRIKVALVTHGGEKDAFWELVRKGAQAAAAKDGIDLTYASDSDPAGQAELVRDAIRDHVDGIAVTLAKPQAMRSPVAEAKAAGIPVVGFNSGIDAWRSLGLLEYFGQDESVAGRAVGEKLDALRVRHALCVIHEQGNVALEARCAGVKKTFDGETRMLYVDGTDMDAMTAALTTRLRQDPDIDEVITLGAQFALAAVQAAGKADSKAEVATFDLDKDLVTAVRDGRVQFAVDQQPYLQGYLAVDALWLHKTNGNVSGGGVAPVLTGPAFVTKTNVSDVARLATAGTR from the coding sequence ATGAACACTCCCGTTCCCGCTCCCGTCGTTCCGTGTCCCCGCGGATCCCTGCGTCTGGCCGCCCTCGCCGCGGCCTGCTGCCTCCTGCTCGCCGGCTGCACCGGCGCCGCGTCGTCCGGCTCGGACGCGGAGGGGGCGAACGGCACGGGCGGCCGGATCAAGGTCGCCCTGGTCACCCACGGCGGCGAGAAGGACGCCTTCTGGGAACTGGTGCGCAAGGGCGCGCAGGCGGCGGCCGCCAAGGACGGCATCGACCTGACCTACGCCAGCGACTCCGACCCCGCCGGACAGGCCGAACTGGTGCGGGACGCGATCCGCGACCACGTCGACGGCATAGCGGTGACCCTGGCCAAGCCGCAGGCCATGAGGAGTCCGGTGGCCGAGGCCAAGGCGGCCGGCATCCCCGTCGTCGGCTTCAACTCCGGCATCGACGCCTGGCGTTCGCTGGGACTCCTGGAGTACTTCGGCCAGGACGAGAGCGTCGCGGGCCGCGCCGTCGGCGAGAAGCTCGACGCTCTGCGCGTCAGACACGCCCTGTGCGTCATCCACGAGCAGGGCAACGTCGCGCTGGAGGCGCGCTGCGCGGGCGTGAAGAAGACCTTCGACGGCGAGACCCGGATGCTCTACGTCGACGGGACGGACATGGACGCCATGACCGCCGCACTGACGACCCGGCTGCGGCAGGACCCCGACATCGACGAAGTCATCACCCTCGGCGCGCAGTTCGCGCTCGCCGCGGTGCAGGCGGCCGGCAAGGCCGACAGCAAGGCCGAGGTCGCCACCTTCGACCTCGACAAGGACCTGGTCACCGCGGTCCGCGACGGCCGCGTGCAGTTCGCGGTGGACCAACAGCCCTACCTGCAGGGGTATCTGGCCGTGGACGCCCTGTGGCTCCACAAGACCAACGGCAACGTCAGCGGCGGCGGCGTCGCGCCCGTGCTGACGGGGCCGGCCTTCGTCACGAAGACCAACGTCTCCGACGTCGCCCGCCTGGCCACCGCCGGAACCCGCTGA
- a CDS encoding damage-control phosphatase ARMT1 family protein has protein sequence MPHAAAPPVILGNEPGSFPHSVLAERHPAIIRQVREAFPYGPGLHRGLDTLLAACTDGVIDPLPADAHDRDRWRVWGLDEHTGSSWFDVPWLWSESYFYRRLLEAVGYFGPGPWQGIDPFRPFKLAELEAPETDEELAALDALEGRPVEEQARALLHGSLWGNRADLGFRLSDAEAEQRAAVPGLVADDSERFWELLPQAGADSGMDFGFGTGFGSGTVCLVADNAGRELVPDLLLAAHLLEHRRCGRVVLHVKPYPYYVSDATTADVVDAVRKLSGARGAAAEHGRRLWRAMADGTLTVRAHPFSAAPLPYARMPDDLRAEFAAATLTIVKGDLNYRRLVGDSRWEPTTPFADVTAYFPGPVAALRTLKSDVITGLDAGTEAALVASEGQRWRTGGTHALIQVRR, from the coding sequence ATGCCCCACGCCGCCGCTCCGCCCGTGATCCTCGGCAACGAGCCGGGCTCGTTCCCCCACAGTGTCCTGGCCGAACGGCATCCGGCGATCATCCGGCAGGTGCGGGAGGCCTTCCCCTACGGCCCCGGCCTCCACCGAGGCCTCGACACACTGCTGGCCGCCTGCACCGACGGCGTGATCGACCCGCTGCCCGCCGACGCGCACGACCGCGACAGGTGGCGTGTCTGGGGCCTCGACGAGCACACGGGCAGTTCCTGGTTCGACGTGCCGTGGCTGTGGTCGGAGAGCTACTTCTACCGTCGACTCCTCGAAGCGGTCGGCTACTTCGGGCCCGGGCCGTGGCAGGGCATCGACCCGTTCCGCCCGTTCAAGCTGGCCGAGCTCGAGGCACCCGAGACCGACGAGGAACTGGCCGCGCTCGACGCCCTCGAGGGCCGCCCGGTCGAGGAACAGGCCCGCGCTCTGCTGCACGGGTCCCTCTGGGGCAACCGCGCCGACCTCGGCTTCCGGCTCTCCGACGCCGAGGCCGAGCAGCGTGCCGCCGTGCCGGGACTCGTCGCCGACGACAGCGAGCGCTTCTGGGAGCTCCTGCCGCAGGCCGGGGCGGACAGCGGTATGGACTTCGGTTTCGGTACCGGTTTCGGCAGCGGCACCGTGTGCCTCGTCGCGGACAACGCCGGACGGGAACTGGTGCCCGACCTGCTCCTGGCCGCCCACCTGCTCGAACACCGGCGGTGCGGGCGGGTCGTCCTGCACGTCAAGCCGTACCCGTACTACGTCTCGGACGCCACGACCGCCGACGTCGTCGACGCGGTGCGGAAGTTGTCGGGGGCACGGGGAGCGGCCGCCGAACACGGCCGCCGGCTGTGGCGGGCCATGGCGGACGGCACGCTCACGGTCCGCGCCCACCCGTTCTCCGCCGCCCCGCTGCCCTACGCGCGGATGCCGGACGACCTGCGGGCCGAGTTCGCCGCGGCCACGCTGACGATCGTGAAGGGCGACCTCAACTACCGCCGGCTGGTGGGCGACAGCCGCTGGGAGCCCACCACCCCCTTCGCCGACGTCACCGCGTACTTCCCCGGCCCGGTCGCGGCGCTGCGCACGCTGAAGTCCGACGTCATCACCGGTCTCGACGCCGGCACGGAGGCCGCCCTGGTCGCGTCCGAGGGGCAGCGCTGGCGCACCGGCGGCACGCACGCGCTGATCCAGGTCCGGCGGTGA
- a CDS encoding lytic polysaccharide monooxygenase codes for MPRTTAHRTAALATAVAGPLLLGLWAAAPAQAHGAPTDPVSRVYACSPEGGADAGSAACRAAVRAGGTSFAAWDNLRVADVNGRDRQTVPDGQLCSGGLAAYRGLDLARADWPSTRLKPGGTLRMTYASTIAHEGTFKLYLTKPGYDPSKPLTWSDLPERPFAQVRNPALTNGAYRFTAKLPADRTGRQVLYTIWQNSSTPDTYYSCSDVVFPQAVTEGKADSTPATGAPATPATRTASSSPTPTPTASPVSADPSVSAASGATPAQAAAAPESTPVASDADGSGPSAPMLAGGAATVLVLTGGAALAVRLRRR; via the coding sequence ATGCCCCGCACGACCGCACACCGCACCGCAGCGCTGGCCACCGCCGTGGCAGGGCCGCTCCTGCTGGGCCTGTGGGCCGCCGCACCGGCCCAGGCGCACGGCGCGCCGACCGACCCGGTCAGCCGGGTGTACGCCTGCTCGCCCGAGGGCGGTGCCGACGCCGGTTCCGCGGCCTGCCGGGCGGCCGTCAGGGCGGGCGGGACGTCCTTCGCCGCCTGGGACAACCTGCGCGTGGCCGATGTGAACGGCCGTGACCGGCAGACCGTCCCCGACGGGCAGTTGTGCAGCGGGGGTCTGGCCGCCTACCGGGGGCTGGACCTGGCCCGCGCCGACTGGCCGTCCACGCGGCTGAAGCCGGGGGGCACGCTGCGGATGACGTACGCCTCGACGATCGCGCACGAGGGCACGTTCAAGCTGTACCTGACCAAGCCGGGGTACGACCCGTCGAAACCGCTCACCTGGTCCGATCTGCCGGAGCGTCCGTTCGCACAGGTGAGGAACCCGGCGCTGACGAACGGCGCCTACCGTTTCACCGCGAAGCTGCCCGCCGACCGGACGGGGCGTCAGGTGCTGTACACGATCTGGCAGAACAGCAGCACGCCCGACACCTACTACTCGTGCTCGGACGTCGTGTTCCCGCAAGCGGTTACGGAAGGGAAGGCGGACAGCACGCCCGCGACCGGGGCGCCTGCCACTCCGGCGACCCGTACGGCGTCCTCGAGTCCGACGCCCACGCCCACGGCGAGCCCCGTCTCCGCAGACCCGTCGGTGTCGGCGGCCTCCGGGGCCACGCCTGCCCAGGCCGCCGCGGCGCCGGAGAGCACCCCGGTGGCCTCGGACGCGGACGGCTCCGGGCCGTCCGCGCCCATGCTGGCGGGCGGCGCCGCCACGGTGCTGGTACTCACCGGCGGCGCCGCCCTGGCCGTGCGCCTGCGTCGGCGTTGA
- a CDS encoding ScbR family autoregulator-binding transcription factor, translating into MARQLRAEQTRTTIITAAADLFDRYGYESTSLSDIVAHAHVTKGALYFHFAAKEDLAHAIMELQSKAARRIAGEIDDRGGTSLEALMRLTFALTRLSVEGPIARAGLRLATGGVAVRPPLPHPFTELLDLISRRLGGAVKESDIHADVDLDAVAHSLVCFFVGTRVVGRSREPTGRLPRRMAEMWHVLIRGLVPVPRRPRYVSLAARLERETMAAV; encoded by the coding sequence ATGGCGAGGCAGTTACGCGCCGAACAGACCCGCACGACGATCATCACGGCTGCCGCCGACCTGTTCGACCGGTACGGCTACGAGTCCACCAGCCTCAGTGACATCGTCGCGCACGCCCATGTCACCAAGGGAGCCCTCTACTTCCACTTCGCGGCGAAGGAGGACCTGGCCCACGCCATCATGGAGCTGCAGTCCAAGGCCGCCCGCCGGATCGCCGGCGAGATCGACGACCGCGGCGGAACCTCCCTCGAAGCCCTGATGCGCCTGACGTTCGCGCTGACACGGCTCTCCGTCGAGGGGCCGATCGCCCGTGCCGGCCTGCGCCTGGCCACCGGCGGAGTCGCGGTCAGGCCCCCGCTGCCGCACCCCTTCACGGAGTTGCTGGACCTGATCTCCCGACGCCTCGGCGGCGCGGTGAAGGAGTCCGACATCCACGCCGACGTCGACCTCGACGCCGTCGCCCACTCGCTGGTCTGCTTCTTCGTCGGCACCCGCGTCGTCGGCCGCTCCCGCGAACCCACCGGCCGGCTGCCCCGCCGGATGGCCGAGATGTGGCACGTCCTCATCCGGGGCCTGGTACCGGTACCCCGTCGCCCGCGCTATGTGAGCCTCGCAGCCCGACTCGAGCGGGAGACCATGGCGGCAGTGTGA
- a CDS encoding DUF6114 domain-containing protein — translation MTFTQWRDRFRAWRGRRPFAGGLMLVLGGAEILVTMKAPLPVILHVGMQGLAGYLLPTLMVLCGLLILFNPAQRLFYSIIAILLSLGTWLTSNIGGFVVGLLLGVLGSSVAFGWLPDQEPRVSRRKRREEKQGPSTTETFVKSGPLPDAGKTA, via the coding sequence ATGACCTTCACCCAGTGGCGGGACCGCTTCCGCGCATGGAGAGGCCGGCGGCCCTTCGCGGGCGGCCTGATGCTCGTCCTGGGCGGCGCCGAGATCCTGGTGACCATGAAGGCTCCGCTTCCGGTCATCCTGCACGTCGGCATGCAGGGTCTGGCGGGTTACCTCCTGCCCACCCTGATGGTGCTCTGCGGCCTGCTGATCCTGTTCAACCCGGCTCAGCGGCTGTTCTACTCGATCATCGCCATCCTGCTCTCTCTGGGCACCTGGCTCACCTCCAACATCGGCGGCTTCGTCGTGGGCCTGCTGCTGGGCGTCCTCGGCAGTTCGGTGGCCTTCGGATGGCTGCCCGACCAGGAGCCTCGCGTGAGCCGCCGCAAGCGGCGCGAGGAGAAGCAGGGTCCGTCGACGACGGAGACGTTTGTGAAGAGCGGACCGCTGCCCGACGCGGGCAAGACCGCCTGA